Proteins from one Corallococcus exiguus genomic window:
- a CDS encoding SAM-dependent methyltransferase, which translates to MSNLLDLPRQALMDLRSRLSHLPLVSHLHRRHAPNSLSLSSPAPQDSVLADPQRVEMWRRAVERYVRPNQVVVDVKAGTGLRTFLAAHQNPRKLYAVDDSRLLDTTQWVARRNGLDRIAFVREPTWHFQPQEKADVLLHELLGDALLDAGLVPRMLDLRSRLLKPGGRILPNRFEVYVEPVQLREEACVPFIWTQHLPHVDFRCLQSLREAMSPSYFTRLVRSYEVDHLLCEPEPVFGFDLETMRAEGLPSRVRIQRPVEEDGRVDGFCLFYKVAFDAELAFDVSPMRERNTTAMTLLRVEPREFNRYDTLDFELELPNPSDPRTWRWQFT; encoded by the coding sequence ATGTCGAACCTGCTCGACCTGCCGCGTCAGGCATTGATGGACCTGCGCTCGCGTCTCAGCCACCTGCCGCTCGTGTCCCATCTCCACCGTCGGCACGCGCCCAACAGCCTGTCCCTGTCCAGTCCGGCGCCGCAGGACTCCGTGCTGGCGGATCCTCAACGCGTGGAGATGTGGCGCCGCGCGGTGGAGCGCTACGTGCGCCCCAACCAGGTGGTGGTGGACGTGAAGGCCGGCACCGGCCTGCGCACCTTCCTCGCCGCGCACCAGAACCCGCGCAAGCTGTACGCGGTGGATGACTCGCGTCTGTTGGACACCACTCAATGGGTGGCCCGACGCAACGGCCTGGACCGCATCGCCTTCGTGCGCGAGCCCACCTGGCACTTCCAGCCGCAGGAGAAGGCGGACGTGCTGCTGCATGAGCTGTTGGGAGATGCGCTGCTCGACGCGGGGCTCGTGCCCCGGATGCTGGATTTGCGCTCGCGCCTGCTCAAGCCCGGCGGCCGCATCCTCCCCAACCGCTTCGAGGTCTACGTGGAGCCCGTGCAGCTGCGCGAGGAGGCGTGTGTCCCGTTCATCTGGACGCAGCACCTGCCCCATGTGGACTTCCGGTGCCTCCAGTCGCTGCGCGAGGCGATGAGCCCGTCGTACTTCACGCGGCTGGTGCGCTCCTACGAAGTGGACCACCTGCTGTGCGAGCCGGAGCCCGTGTTCGGGTTCGACCTGGAGACGATGCGCGCGGAGGGGCTGCCCTCGCGCGTGCGCATCCAGCGGCCGGTGGAGGAGGACGGGCGGGTGGATGGCTTCTGCCTGTTCTACAAGGTCGCCTTCGACGCGGAGCTGGCCTTCGACGTGTCGCCCATGCGCGAGCGCAACACCACGGCGATGACGCTCCTTCGCGTGGAGCCTC